A section of the Burkholderia mallei ATCC 23344 genome encodes:
- a CDS encoding acyl-CoA dehydrogenase family protein, producing the protein MKRFDAETGNARVAAVESLLADDHTLNEAARRVAQVAARFADAVDRDARFPTEAVDAMREERLLGALVPIELGGRGASLAAVAAACRIIGQACSSAAMIYAMHQTQVASIVDHALSSDWHRRFAEQLAEREWLLASATSEEEVGGNLRNSRCAIEADGDMFTLAKLAPTISYGAQGDAILVTARRDRDAPAAEQVLVTLLKENATLTRRSGWDTFGMRGTCSEGFALDARGYCEQIFPVPFAQIAERTMVPTSHILWAAVWTGIANDAFLRAHQFFRAQMQKQGGALPPSGRRIADALALLQAMQARIDGALRLHEHSASRSWSATMAQAAEINTLKTYVSTTALEVVKHATMICGMASYKNGTPYTLGRHIRDLHSAPLMISNDRIEANTANLLLALRPATLEREI; encoded by the coding sequence ATGAAGCGCTTCGACGCCGAAACCGGCAATGCCCGCGTTGCCGCCGTCGAATCCCTGCTCGCCGATGATCACACGCTGAACGAGGCCGCGCGCCGCGTCGCGCAGGTCGCCGCGCGCTTTGCCGACGCGGTCGACCGCGATGCGCGCTTTCCGACCGAAGCAGTCGACGCGATGCGCGAAGAGCGCTTGCTCGGCGCACTCGTGCCGATCGAGCTGGGCGGCCGCGGCGCGTCGCTCGCGGCCGTGGCCGCCGCATGCCGGATCATCGGCCAGGCGTGCTCGTCGGCCGCGATGATCTACGCGATGCACCAGACGCAGGTCGCGAGTATCGTCGATCACGCGCTGTCGAGCGACTGGCATCGCCGCTTCGCCGAGCAGCTCGCCGAGCGCGAATGGCTGCTCGCGTCCGCGACCTCCGAAGAGGAAGTCGGCGGCAACCTGCGCAACAGCCGCTGCGCGATCGAAGCGGACGGCGACATGTTCACGCTCGCGAAGCTCGCGCCGACGATCTCGTACGGCGCGCAGGGCGACGCGATCCTCGTGACCGCGCGGCGCGACCGCGATGCGCCCGCCGCCGAGCAGGTGCTCGTCACGCTGCTGAAGGAAAACGCGACGCTCACGCGCCGCAGCGGCTGGGACACGTTCGGCATGCGCGGCACCTGCAGCGAAGGCTTCGCACTCGACGCGCGCGGCTACTGCGAGCAGATCTTCCCGGTGCCGTTCGCGCAGATCGCCGAACGCACCATGGTGCCGACATCGCACATCCTGTGGGCCGCCGTGTGGACCGGCATCGCCAACGACGCGTTCCTGCGCGCGCACCAGTTCTTCCGCGCGCAGATGCAAAAGCAAGGCGGCGCGCTGCCGCCGTCCGGCCGCCGGATCGCGGACGCGCTCGCGCTGCTGCAGGCGATGCAGGCGCGTATCGACGGCGCGCTGCGGCTGCACGAGCACAGCGCGTCGCGCTCGTGGTCCGCGACGATGGCGCAGGCGGCCGAGATCAACACGCTGAAGACCTACGTATCGACGACGGCGCTCGAGGTGGTCAAGCACGCGACGATGATCTGCGGAATGGCGTCGTACAAGAACGGCACGCCGTACACGCTCGGGCGCCACATTCGCGACCTGCATTCGGCGCCGCTCATGATCAGCAACGACCGCATCGAGGCGAACACGGCCAACCTGTTGCTCGCACTGCGTCCCGCCACGCTTGAAAGAGAGATTTGA
- a CDS encoding glycoside hydrolase family 2 protein, with protein MKSAPDRVARGAAQWTLIATPAGAIARPSELGEAGWCAASVPGTVAQALAAARRFDPAHPYPLGDSDYWYRTTLHGAGPHIVRLNGLATIAEVWLDDTLLLCSDNMYVAHDLPVTLGGAHRLALCFRSLDRHLAEHPPRGRARWRTRLVDTPALRGVRATFLGRMPGWFPAIEPVGPWRPIDIVNPAGAPTIVHDTLRATLDGRDGVLDATLEFAAPLPRTARAQLVCGEHAAPLEATGPRTARATLRIANVTPWWPHTHGEPALYDVGVAIGGATIALAKTGFRTLAVERGADGRGFALSVNGTPLFARGACWTSADPVGLHADAPAYRRALVLARDAGCNMIRVGGTMIYEADAFYALCDELGLLVWQDFMLANFDYPSNDPRFAESLKREAEQFLGRHMARPSIAVLCGGSEIAQQAAMVGLAPDERRVPATEQWLAELCAAHRPDAAYVSDSPHGGVLPFAPREGVTHYYGVGAYLRPPEDARRAGVRFASECLAFANVPCDATLASIGSPAAHEPAWKRAVPRDPGAPWDFDDVRDHYLRALYGVEPARLRSIDPARYLTLSRAVVADLVGETLAEWRRVGSSCAGALVWQFQDVMPGAGWGLVDAHGRPKSAWHALRRVSQPRQILLTDEGLNGLDVHVLNDAPAPLEARIELVALRDGKTPIARAARTVHVAAHAGQCVNSADLLGRFFDFTYAYRFGPREHDVVIASLYASDGALLSQAFHFPERTAPTVFERGDIGLEASAAYRDGRWCVQVQTRTFARYVHVCAPGLLPDIDWFHLAPGAAARIEFAADPHSPAPDHRPPEADAAHCAPPAIEVRALNSNKTIRPRIEN; from the coding sequence ATGAAATCCGCGCCGGATCGCGTGGCGCGCGGCGCCGCCCAATGGACGTTGATCGCGACGCCCGCTGGCGCGATCGCGCGACCGAGCGAGCTCGGCGAAGCCGGCTGGTGCGCGGCAAGCGTGCCCGGCACCGTCGCGCAGGCGCTCGCCGCCGCGCGCCGCTTCGATCCCGCGCATCCGTACCCGCTCGGCGACAGCGATTACTGGTACCGCACGACGCTGCACGGCGCGGGGCCGCACATCGTCCGGCTCAACGGCCTCGCGACGATCGCCGAGGTCTGGCTCGACGACACGCTGCTGCTCTGCTCAGACAACATGTACGTCGCGCACGATCTGCCCGTGACGCTCGGCGGCGCGCACCGTCTCGCGCTCTGCTTTCGCTCGCTCGACCGGCACCTCGCCGAGCACCCGCCGCGCGGCCGCGCGCGCTGGCGGACGCGCCTCGTCGATACGCCCGCGCTGCGCGGCGTGCGCGCGACGTTCCTCGGCCGGATGCCGGGCTGGTTCCCGGCGATCGAGCCGGTCGGCCCGTGGCGTCCGATCGACATCGTGAATCCGGCCGGGGCGCCGACGATCGTGCACGACACGCTGCGCGCGACGCTCGACGGGCGCGACGGCGTGCTCGACGCGACGCTCGAGTTCGCCGCGCCGCTTCCGAGAACGGCGCGCGCGCAGCTCGTCTGCGGCGAGCATGCGGCGCCGCTCGAAGCGACCGGTCCGCGCACCGCGCGCGCGACGCTCAGGATTGCGAACGTCACGCCGTGGTGGCCGCATACGCACGGCGAACCCGCGTTGTACGACGTCGGCGTGGCAATCGGCGGCGCGACGATTGCGCTCGCCAAAACGGGCTTTCGCACGCTCGCCGTCGAGCGCGGCGCGGACGGCCGCGGCTTCGCGCTATCGGTCAACGGCACGCCGCTTTTCGCGCGCGGCGCATGCTGGACGAGCGCCGACCCCGTCGGCCTGCACGCCGATGCGCCCGCCTATCGCCGCGCGCTCGTGCTCGCGCGCGACGCCGGCTGCAACATGATCCGCGTCGGCGGCACGATGATCTACGAGGCCGACGCGTTCTACGCGCTCTGCGACGAGTTGGGGCTGCTCGTGTGGCAAGACTTCATGCTCGCGAACTTCGACTATCCGTCGAACGATCCGCGCTTTGCCGAATCGCTCAAGCGCGAGGCCGAGCAGTTCCTCGGCCGGCACATGGCGCGGCCGTCGATCGCGGTGCTGTGCGGCGGCAGCGAGATCGCGCAGCAGGCCGCGATGGTCGGCCTCGCGCCCGACGAGCGCCGCGTGCCCGCCACCGAGCAATGGCTCGCCGAACTGTGCGCCGCGCATCGCCCCGATGCCGCGTACGTCAGCGATTCGCCGCACGGCGGCGTGCTGCCGTTCGCGCCGCGCGAGGGCGTTACGCACTACTACGGCGTCGGCGCGTACCTGCGCCCTCCCGAGGATGCACGCCGCGCCGGCGTGCGCTTCGCGAGCGAGTGCCTCGCGTTCGCGAACGTGCCGTGCGACGCGACGCTCGCCTCGATCGGCTCGCCCGCCGCGCACGAGCCGGCCTGGAAACGCGCGGTGCCGCGCGATCCCGGCGCGCCGTGGGATTTCGACGACGTGCGCGATCACTACCTGCGCGCGCTGTACGGCGTCGAGCCCGCGCGCTTGCGCAGCATCGATCCCGCCCGCTATCTGACGCTGTCGCGCGCCGTCGTCGCCGATCTCGTCGGGGAGACGCTCGCCGAGTGGCGGCGCGTCGGCTCCTCGTGCGCGGGCGCGCTCGTCTGGCAGTTCCAGGACGTGATGCCGGGCGCGGGCTGGGGCCTCGTCGACGCGCACGGCCGGCCGAAATCCGCGTGGCATGCGTTGCGGCGCGTATCGCAGCCGCGGCAGATCCTGCTGACCGACGAAGGGCTCAACGGCCTCGACGTGCACGTGCTCAACGATGCGCCCGCGCCGCTCGAAGCCCGCATCGAGCTCGTCGCGCTGCGCGACGGCAAGACGCCGATCGCGCGCGCGGCCCGCACGGTGCACGTCGCCGCCCACGCGGGCCAATGCGTGAATTCGGCCGACCTGCTCGGCCGATTCTTCGATTTCACCTATGCGTACCGCTTCGGCCCGCGCGAGCACGACGTCGTGATCGCATCGCTGTACGCGAGCGACGGCGCGCTGCTGTCGCAGGCGTTCCACTTTCCCGAACGCACAGCGCCGACCGTGTTCGAGCGCGGCGACATCGGTCTCGAGGCGAGCGCCGCGTATCGAGACGGCCGCTGGTGCGTGCAAGTGCAGACGCGCACGTTCGCGCGCTACGTGCATGTGTGCGCGCCGGGCCTGCTGCCCGACATCGACTGGTTCCATCTCGCGCCGGGTGCCGCCGCGCGGATCGAGTTCGCCGCCGACCCTCACTCTCCCGCTCCCGACCACCGCCCGCCCGAAGCCGACGCGGCCCACTGCGCCCCGCCCGCGATCGAGGTGCGCGCACTCAATTCCAACAAGACCATTCGCCCGAGGATAGAAAATTGA
- a CDS encoding alpha/beta hydrolase, with protein sequence MRPVRFDDCLGWLHEGRTRRGAVICEALGHEALWTHKVVRTLAERLADDGMWVLRFHYPCAGDSAGDDLAPGRQPASVASVRRALAALRDLAPVDQVTLVGLRAGAAFAMLALAGEDAPDVDAFVALAPVVRGRAYLRELSVVQKRWLDTAPPAIREQHHEEPWLNILGHRYPADFVADLRTIDLSAAVAATASPPRAALLVDTDYGDSPALRDALAARGVPAHVEPFPEWPNALQEGARSRVPLAALESVARWIGHGERATPETSAAARTGDDACAAAHAAAERIEKRTDRLAEKCAEKHTEQHDERLAESRAARAPQASPPITFAFDGVAETLVHVGAKRLVGTLCEPIVPARAGMPCLLIANTAANPRSADGRIGVRLARTLAQRGIASLRIDIEGIGDSGARAPDDQADVLYSDPAIADVAAATDWLGAHCRRPVVAFGVCSGAFAALHAAAHAPAAAGVIAVNLPRFIWPRGLTIAEARRQQTNSARGYLASMRDWSKWRRLLREGRDLRPVLSALRRHVTSRLSEPAARLAERFGRRPSPDTPRGLLRTLTERNVHTMLVYGEFDPGVDELSRYFGSPRRAFRRSPLVSVEMIRLLDHSVYGTSAADMIIELCIDTLTQWNDRTRGSRPRPRPAGARRGAAHAASADAAASS encoded by the coding sequence TTGAGACCAGTTCGATTCGACGATTGCCTGGGATGGCTGCATGAGGGCCGCACGCGGCGCGGCGCCGTGATCTGCGAGGCGCTCGGCCATGAGGCGCTGTGGACGCACAAGGTGGTTCGCACGCTCGCCGAGCGCCTGGCCGACGACGGCATGTGGGTGCTGCGCTTTCACTATCCGTGCGCCGGCGATTCGGCAGGCGACGATCTCGCGCCGGGCCGGCAGCCCGCGAGCGTCGCGAGCGTGCGCCGCGCGCTCGCCGCGCTGCGCGATCTCGCGCCGGTCGACCAGGTCACGCTCGTCGGCCTGCGCGCGGGCGCCGCGTTCGCGATGCTCGCGCTCGCGGGCGAGGACGCGCCCGACGTCGACGCATTCGTCGCGCTCGCGCCCGTCGTGCGCGGGCGTGCCTATCTGCGCGAGCTGTCGGTCGTGCAAAAGCGCTGGCTCGATACGGCGCCGCCCGCGATTCGCGAGCAGCATCATGAAGAACCGTGGCTCAACATCCTCGGCCACCGCTACCCGGCCGATTTCGTCGCCGATCTGAGGACAATCGATCTGAGCGCCGCGGTCGCCGCGACGGCTTCGCCGCCGCGCGCCGCGCTGCTCGTCGATACCGACTACGGCGACAGTCCCGCGCTGCGCGACGCGCTCGCGGCGCGCGGCGTGCCGGCGCACGTCGAGCCGTTCCCGGAATGGCCGAACGCGCTGCAGGAAGGCGCGCGCTCGCGCGTGCCGCTCGCGGCGCTCGAGTCGGTGGCGCGCTGGATCGGCCATGGCGAGCGAGCAACACCGGAAACGAGCGCGGCCGCGCGCACGGGCGACGATGCGTGCGCGGCGGCACATGCCGCCGCCGAGCGCATCGAGAAACGCACCGATAGACTTGCTGAGAAGTGCGCCGAGAAGCACACGGAGCAGCACGACGAGCGCCTCGCCGAAAGCCGTGCCGCGCGCGCGCCGCAAGCGTCGCCGCCCATCACGTTCGCATTCGACGGCGTCGCCGAGACGCTCGTCCATGTCGGCGCGAAGCGGCTCGTCGGCACGCTGTGCGAACCCATCGTGCCCGCGCGCGCCGGCATGCCGTGCCTGCTGATCGCGAACACCGCGGCCAATCCGCGGAGCGCGGACGGCCGCATCGGCGTGCGGCTCGCGCGCACGCTCGCGCAGCGCGGCATCGCATCGTTGCGCATCGACATCGAAGGCATCGGCGACAGCGGCGCACGCGCGCCGGACGATCAGGCCGACGTGCTGTACTCCGATCCCGCGATCGCGGACGTCGCCGCGGCCACGGACTGGCTCGGCGCGCACTGCCGGCGCCCGGTCGTCGCGTTCGGCGTGTGCTCCGGCGCGTTCGCCGCGCTGCACGCGGCCGCGCACGCGCCCGCGGCCGCGGGCGTGATCGCGGTCAACCTGCCGCGTTTCATCTGGCCGCGCGGGCTCACGATCGCCGAGGCCCGCCGGCAGCAGACGAATTCCGCGCGCGGCTATCTCGCATCGATGCGCGACTGGAGCAAATGGCGCCGCCTGCTGCGCGAAGGCCGCGATCTACGCCCGGTGCTGAGCGCGCTGCGCCGCCACGTGACCTCGCGCCTGAGCGAGCCGGCCGCACGCCTCGCGGAGCGGTTCGGCCGCCGGCCGAGCCCCGATACGCCGCGCGGGCTGCTCAGGACGCTCACCGAGCGGAACGTGCACACGATGCTCGTCTACGGCGAGTTCGATCCGGGCGTCGACGAACTGAGCCGCTACTTCGGCTCGCCGCGCCGCGCATTCAGGCGTTCGCCGCTCGTGAGCGTCGAGATGATCCGCCTGCTCGATCATTCGGTGTACGGCACGTCGGCGGCCGACATGATCATCGAGCTCTGCATCGATACGCTGACGCAATGGAACGACCGCACACGCGGCTCGCGGCCCCGGCCCCGGCCGGCCGGCGCCCGGCGCGGCGCGGCGCATGCGGCGTCCGCCGACGCGGCCGCGTCCTCCTGA
- a CDS encoding DUF1839 family protein — protein MSSILLDAPGNGASLEDIFTDIRHRVRHYRPHALHGPQMVWKQTNCYVDLWIEVLGWWGLNPYAALPFTITLDFEGDQFSFFKFPFEDLETLYGIVVQEHAIFEPVDVHVEHQVARGNLMLVEVDAWYLPDTRGNSYQSEHTKTTIGIDAIDRERRRVGYFHNSGYYLAEGVDYDGLFGKHGPAHLVPYVERAKRQFKPLEERELCDASLALLARHLKRRPASNPIAAFREQLARDAKTIASQPISYFHAYSFNTLRQLGANFELFGRYLRWLEASGCGGPIDTLVAACDTIASEAMVLEFRLARASARGKEERGESSLDILERAHASLIDGVARIAPPGRVEPNPPFGTLYVPPRPVTAVR, from the coding sequence ATGAGCAGCATCCTGCTCGACGCGCCGGGCAACGGCGCGTCGCTCGAAGACATCTTCACCGACATTCGGCATCGCGTGCGGCACTACCGGCCGCATGCGCTGCACGGGCCGCAGATGGTCTGGAAGCAGACGAACTGCTACGTCGATCTGTGGATCGAGGTGCTCGGCTGGTGGGGCCTCAATCCGTACGCGGCGCTGCCGTTTACGATCACGCTCGACTTCGAGGGCGATCAGTTCTCGTTCTTCAAGTTCCCGTTCGAGGATCTCGAGACGCTGTACGGAATCGTCGTGCAGGAGCACGCGATCTTCGAGCCGGTCGACGTGCATGTCGAGCATCAGGTCGCGCGCGGCAACCTGATGCTCGTCGAGGTGGACGCGTGGTATCTGCCCGACACGCGCGGCAACAGCTATCAGAGCGAGCATACGAAAACGACGATCGGCATCGACGCGATCGATCGCGAACGCCGCCGCGTCGGCTACTTTCACAACAGCGGCTACTACCTCGCCGAGGGCGTCGATTACGACGGCCTGTTCGGCAAGCACGGCCCGGCGCACCTCGTTCCGTACGTCGAACGCGCGAAGCGGCAGTTCAAGCCGCTCGAGGAACGCGAGCTGTGCGACGCGTCGCTCGCGCTGCTCGCGCGCCATCTGAAGCGCCGCCCGGCGTCGAACCCGATCGCCGCGTTCCGCGAGCAGCTCGCGCGCGACGCGAAGACGATCGCGTCGCAGCCGATCTCGTACTTCCACGCGTATTCGTTCAACACGCTGCGCCAGCTCGGCGCGAACTTCGAGCTGTTCGGCCGCTATCTGCGCTGGCTCGAGGCGAGCGGCTGCGGCGGCCCGATCGACACGCTCGTCGCCGCATGCGATACGATCGCATCCGAAGCGATGGTGCTCGAATTCCGCCTCGCGCGCGCGAGCGCACGCGGCAAGGAAGAACGCGGCGAAAGCAGCCTCGACATCCTCGAGCGCGCGCATGCGTCGCTCATCGACGGCGTCGCGCGTATCGCGCCGCCCGGCAGGGTCGAGCCGAATCCGCCGTTCGGCACGCTGTACGTGCCGCCGAGGCCCGTTACCGCGGTCCGATGA
- a CDS encoding amino acid--[acyl-carrier-protein] ligase — MNDMTQPSVRAAETADAPIDRSGVNKLRDELVEAGLLISTGIQGLFGRSERFERVVDALDAYITRLGADQHAEVLRFPPAMSRPEFERSEYLKSFPQLAGTVHSFCGNEHDHQRVLQCLDRGDDWTESQKPTYVVMTPAACYPVYPVLAQRGALPEDGRIVDAFSYCFRHEPSLDPTRMQLFRMREYIRVGTPEQILAFRQDWIERGTRMIDALQLPNSIDLANDPFFGRGGKIVASSQRDQNLKFELLIPIEYDARLTACLSFNYHMDHFGLLWGIKTADAAVAHTGCVGFGLERLTLGLFRHHGLDPHAWPQAVRDVLWGHR, encoded by the coding sequence TTGAACGACATGACCCAACCTTCCGTGCGCGCGGCCGAAACGGCCGACGCGCCCATCGATCGCAGCGGCGTGAACAAGCTGCGCGACGAGCTCGTCGAAGCGGGGCTGCTGATTTCGACGGGCATCCAGGGCCTGTTCGGCCGCAGCGAGCGGTTCGAGCGCGTCGTCGACGCGCTCGACGCCTACATCACGCGCCTCGGCGCCGATCAGCATGCGGAAGTGCTGCGTTTTCCGCCGGCGATGAGCCGCCCCGAGTTCGAGCGCAGCGAATATCTGAAGAGCTTCCCGCAACTCGCGGGCACCGTGCACAGCTTCTGCGGCAACGAACACGACCATCAGCGCGTGCTGCAATGCCTCGACCGCGGCGACGACTGGACCGAAAGCCAGAAGCCGACCTACGTCGTGATGACGCCCGCCGCGTGCTATCCGGTCTACCCGGTTCTCGCGCAGCGCGGCGCGTTGCCCGAGGACGGTCGCATCGTCGACGCATTCTCGTACTGCTTCCGGCACGAGCCGTCGCTCGACCCGACGCGCATGCAGCTCTTCAGGATGCGCGAGTACATCCGCGTCGGCACGCCCGAGCAGATCCTCGCGTTCCGCCAGGACTGGATCGAGCGCGGCACGCGGATGATCGACGCGCTGCAGTTGCCGAACAGCATCGATCTCGCGAACGACCCGTTCTTCGGCCGCGGCGGCAAGATCGTCGCGAGCAGCCAGCGCGATCAGAACCTGAAGTTCGAACTGCTGATTCCGATCGAATACGACGCACGCCTGACCGCGTGCCTGAGCTTCAACTACCACATGGATCACTTCGGCCTGCTGTGGGGCATCAAGACCGCGGACGCCGCGGTCGCGCACACGGGCTGCGTCGGCTTCGGCCTCGAGCGTCTCACGCTCGGCCTCTTCAGGCATCACGGCCTCGATCCGCACGCATGGCCGCAGGCGGTGCGCGACGTACTGTGGGGACATCGATGA
- a CDS encoding acyl carrier protein, translated as MKNELRTIIKDVAHLEASIDHIADGDDLYEAGLSSLNTIQLMLAIEKHFNIEIPDEMLNRQLFQSIDTLAGAVTQLQRAEQSA; from the coding sequence ATGAAAAACGAACTGAGAACAATCATCAAGGACGTCGCGCATCTCGAAGCGTCGATCGATCACATCGCCGACGGCGACGATCTGTACGAAGCAGGTCTGTCTTCGCTGAACACGATCCAACTGATGCTTGCCATCGAGAAGCACTTCAACATCGAGATTCCGGACGAAATGCTGAACCGCCAACTGTTCCAGAGCATCGACACGCTCGCCGGGGCCGTCACGCAATTGCAGCGTGCCGAGCAGTCCGCATGA
- a CDS encoding Crp/Fnr family transcriptional regulator translates to MTYREYKEPATRAGGIIELPHRTDANRFLASLGVAERATLASHLQLVHVKSGQVLCEPGMALEHVYLPVTTVISIQYASSDGMTLEIAEIGNEGIVSPQLVGTDGASPCRVITCRDGFSYRLGARVLSNLLEESAQTRQAIFRCTHLLMAQAKQISFCSRHHVLKNQLCRWFLLAYDRSRSVEIQVTHSMLAQMLGVRRETVTDAAGDIQKMGLIRQYRSSIILVDLPGLDAQSCGCHAIIREEMKKIQAAPTSASGTLTELRS, encoded by the coding sequence GTGACCTACCGCGAATACAAAGAACCGGCGACGAGGGCCGGGGGCATCATCGAACTGCCGCACCGCACCGACGCGAACCGTTTCCTCGCCTCGCTCGGCGTGGCCGAACGCGCGACGCTCGCGAGCCATCTGCAACTCGTGCATGTGAAGTCGGGCCAGGTGCTGTGCGAACCGGGCATGGCGCTCGAGCATGTGTATCTGCCCGTCACCACCGTGATCTCGATCCAGTACGCATCGTCCGACGGCATGACGCTCGAGATCGCGGAGATCGGCAACGAAGGGATCGTGAGCCCGCAGCTCGTGGGCACCGACGGCGCGTCGCCGTGCCGCGTGATCACGTGCCGCGACGGCTTCTCGTACCGGCTCGGCGCGCGCGTGCTGTCGAACCTGCTCGAGGAATCGGCACAAACGCGCCAGGCGATCTTCCGCTGCACGCACCTGCTGATGGCGCAAGCCAAGCAGATCTCGTTCTGCAGCCGCCACCACGTGCTGAAGAACCAGCTTTGCCGCTGGTTCCTGCTCGCCTACGACCGCTCGCGCAGCGTCGAGATCCAGGTGACGCACAGCATGCTCGCGCAGATGCTGGGAGTGCGCCGCGAAACCGTCACGGATGCGGCCGGCGACATCCAGAAAATGGGGTTGATCCGCCAGTACCGCAGCTCGATCATCCTCGTCGACCTGCCGGGGCTCGATGCGCAATCGTGCGGATGCCACGCGATCATTCGCGAAGAAATGAAGAAGATTCAGGCCGCGCCGACGAGCGCTTCCGGCACGCTCACCGAATTGCGCAGCTAA
- a CDS encoding Crp/Fnr family transcriptional regulator, translating to MLHQNNGFHANALLGSLADDSLRALAPHLELVKIKSAQLLCETDEPMRHLYFPTTAMMSVLYLMEDGAMVEVAAVGSEGVVGVSTLADYACGGASGRIEVRSGGYAYRVPTQVFRREFDRSIDTFQLMLRYWQAAMTQIARGALCNRHHSVSEQLSRWLLLAHDRVEGDELAVTQQTIANMLGVRREGITEAAGKLQEAGLIRQRRGHITVLDREGLEARACECYGVIRGEFNRLILEARRDAHAPQPIPAEGRPLRVAGYHGAVRSAA from the coding sequence ATGCTTCATCAGAACAATGGGTTTCACGCCAACGCCCTGCTGGGCTCGCTTGCCGACGATAGCCTTCGCGCGCTCGCGCCGCATCTCGAGCTCGTGAAGATCAAGAGCGCTCAACTGCTTTGCGAAACCGACGAGCCGATGCGCCACCTGTATTTCCCGACCACCGCGATGATGTCCGTGCTGTATCTGATGGAGGACGGCGCGATGGTCGAAGTCGCCGCGGTCGGCAGCGAAGGCGTCGTCGGCGTGTCGACGCTCGCCGATTACGCGTGCGGCGGCGCGTCGGGCCGCATCGAGGTGCGCAGCGGCGGCTATGCGTATCGCGTGCCGACGCAGGTGTTCCGCCGCGAGTTCGATCGGTCGATCGACACCTTCCAGTTGATGCTGCGCTACTGGCAGGCCGCGATGACCCAGATCGCGCGCGGCGCGCTGTGCAACCGCCATCACTCCGTGAGCGAGCAACTGAGCCGCTGGCTGCTGCTCGCGCACGATCGCGTCGAAGGCGACGAGCTCGCGGTCACGCAGCAGACGATCGCGAACATGCTGGGCGTGCGGCGCGAGGGCATCACCGAGGCCGCGGGCAAGCTGCAGGAGGCGGGGCTCATTCGTCAGCGGCGCGGCCACATCACGGTGCTCGATCGCGAAGGCCTCGAAGCGCGCGCGTGCGAGTGCTACGGCGTGATTCGCGGCGAATTCAACCGTCTCATCCTCGAGGCGAGGCGCGATGCGCACGCGCCGCAGCCGATTCCGGCGGAGGGCCGGCCGCTGCGTGTCGCCGGCTATCACGGCGCGGTGCGCTCGGCGGCGTGA